Genomic window (Saccharothrix australiensis):
TGGTACTTCGACGCCCGCTACATCGACGCCTGATCTCCTGTCACACCAACACGAACCCTGGGGGTTCAACCATGTTCCTCTCCGCTGTCAAGCGGATCGGCGTCGTGCTCGCCGCGGTCGCCGGCGCGGCCGTCCTCGCCGCCTCACCGGCCTCCGCCGCGCAGCAGTGCGGCGACCTGCGCGGGCCCGAGGGCGGCACGCTGCCGCTGTGCAAGTCCTGGAACTGGGACGGCAACGACTACGACGGCAAGTGGTGGACGAACGGCCCGTCCTCCCTGCCCTCGCACACCTACCTGCAGCGCTCCGAGGACGGTTCCGTGACGAACTCGTCGTTCTCCGGCAGCTACCAGGACGTCAAGACGATCCGCTTCCGCCTCTGCGACAGCTCGACGCGGCGTTGCACCGGCTGGTGGTGACCGAAGGGGCACGCTCCCGCTGAACCCCGTAGACCCAAGGCGCCACCGGGGCCTTGGGTCCACGGGTGTCACTCGTCGGCTTCGCGGGATTTTTCGGCGACGGACTCCTGGTAGACGTCCGAGTAGGTGCGCGAGTCCTTGATCAGGCCGTCGCAGAAGGCCGCGACGTCGTCGCCGATGAGGTCCAGGACCCCCTTGCCGGACGCCGCGCCCTCCTCGAAGAAGTCCACGATCCCGTAGAGCAGGGGACCGTCGAGCAGGTCGGTCGGCCCGACCTTGAAGAGGTACTTCTGGATCTCCTCGTAGACGATCCGGTAGTCCGGCGGGAGCGCCTTGGCCCGCGCGACGTGTGCCCGCCACTGCTTCTTGCCCTCGATCATGTCCCGGATGCCCATGTCAGCCTCCCAGCTGCCCCAGTTTGCGCGCCACGTTCCTGTTCAACTGCTCGCGCCAGCGGTCGCGGTAGCCCGGCGCCTCCTTACCGCCGGCCAGCGCCGCGCAGAAGCCCTTGACGTCGTCACCGAGCACGTCGCGGATGTCCTGCCCGTCCGCCGCGGCCTCCTCCAGCAGCGCCAGCCCGCTGTCGAAGATCGGCATCAGGTTGCGGCCCGTGAAGTCCGAGTAGGGCACGAGGTGGAGCTTGATCTCCTCCCACGCCGCCTGGTAGTCGGCGGGCAACGCCGCCGCCCTGGCGTCGAACGCCTTCACCTCCCTGGTGAGGTCGCTGCCGGTGATGGTTTCCCAGAAGCTCATGCCCCGCCCTCCTTGAGCTGGTCGATCCGTGATGAGACGTACTCCCACTTGGCCCAGAACGTCGCGAGCTCCGCGCGTCCGGCGTCGTTGAGCGCGTAGAACTTGCGCGGCGGACCCACGCCGGACGGTCGCTTCGTCACCTGGACGAGCCCGTTCTTCTCCAGTCGCAGCAGGATGGTGTAGACCGTCCCCTCGACGACGTCGGTGAAGCCGAGTTCGTTCAGCCGACGCGTGATGGCGTACCCGTAGGTCTCCTCGCGGCCGATGATCTGGAGCACGCAGCCTTCGAGCGTGCCCTTCAGCATCTCTGTCAGGTCGTCCATCGCGCGTTCTCCTCCGCCCCCAGGTACTGCGTACTGCTGGGTACCGGTACACAGTATCACAGAGTAGTGGCGGTGCGCACGTACCGGGCAGGTCGCCGGTCCGGGTGGAGGGGCCGGGTGCCCGCGGCGCTCCGGGGCGCGGCGGAAGCAGTTGCCCACAACGCGGAACTCCTGGTGTGCCGGCCGGTGTTCACCCGCCGTTCCACCAGGAGTTCCATTGTTGTCGTGCACGCCGCTCGCGGGCCGTGTCATCGCGATTGTCCGGTAATGCCGTCCGTCCCCGACTCGCGTCCGGAATCGCGCGTCAACGGGAATTCCCTGGATCAGGCGCCGAGCATGTGGGCGCCTTTCATCGACTCGTCGGTCGCGGTGAAGACGCCGCGCACGTTCGCGGTGAACTCGGCCTGGTCGACGAGGGCGTCGCTGTTGGCGTCCATCGCGGCGAAGGCGACCGCGGCCGTCTGCTCCGCGTCGCGCACCTCCGCGCTCCGGTACAGCGCCGCCAGCACGCCCTGGTCGATGCGGCCGTCGCCGTCGCGGTCGATCAACTCGAAGCACCTGTCGGACGCGGTGGCCCACAGGTCCGCCACCGCCGCCGTGGACAGCCGGCCCGCCAGGTGGGCCTGCTCGAACTCCTCCCGCGTCACGGCGTCGTCGCGGTCGGTGTCCGCCGCGCCGCGCACGTACTCCCACACGCGCCGGTAGGCCGCCAGCAGGCGCACGGCCTCGGGCGCGTCCGGCGCGACCGCGAACTCCCGGCTGATCGCGCTCGTCTTGTCCTCGAAATCGGCCCATTCCACCCGACCGTCGCCATCCAGGTCGAGCACCGCGAAAACGCGGTCGACATTCCTCGTCGGCAGTTGCTCGGACATGCGGATGCCTCGCCTTCGTGGTCGACCCTGCCTTTGGTCGGAGGGTAGCGAAAGCGCGAATCCGGGGCGTCGGGGAAACGGGTCGGTCGTTTCACTCGATGCGGTGGCACGCGAACTGCCCGACAACGACCGCCAGTGGCACTCGCACCGCCGACCGCGTGAATTCCGGGTTCCGCGCCGGCCCTGTCGACGGCCTGCCCGTCCGCCGAGAAGCGGTCAGCGGCGTCGGCCGGCTCAGTCGGTGGTGTCGCGCCGGCGGCGGTGGAGGAGGAGGAAGGCGCCGCTCGCGAGCACGAGCACCGCGCTCGAACCGCCGACGACCAGCCACGTCGAGGGCGGCACGTGCTGCTCCGCCTCCGTGCTCGGGGCGTCGTAGCCGCTGGAGAAGCCCTTGGTGTCGTACTCCGACCCCGCCTGCTTGTCGGCGTAGCGCTCCTTGACCAGCTTCTGGTAGTCGCTCAGCGACATCGACGCCTGGCCGCCCAGGCCCTGCCGTGCCTGGTCGTTGAGCGGCGTGACCGTGGTGACCTTGAGCTGGTACCACCCGCGGATCTGCGGTTCGGCGAACACCACGCTGCCCAGCTCGGCCTGGCCGGCGAAGGCGGCGTCGCTGTCGCCGTCGCGCACCGCCGCCAGGTGCCAGCCGCCGCCCTCGGTGGGGTTGAGCATGACGGTGGCCTGGCGGTCGTTGACGGTGACGCTCAACGACGACACCAGGCGGCTCAGCTTGACCGCCTCGGTGGGGATGGGCTGGGCCGTGCCCGCGGCGAAGCCCGGCGTGATCTCGTTGACCGCCAACGGGTCCTTGATCGTGAAGGTCGGCAGGCCCTCGCACGGGTCCGCCTTGTCGGGTATCGGCCGCGGTGACGAGGACCCGCCACGGGGCAACGGCACGCTCAGGAAGCGGCAGACGGCGTTGCGCACGGCGGGTGACTTCACCGCGTCGAGCGCGGCCTGGTAGTCGGGGATGTTCGGCAGCGGGTCCTCGGCCTGGGCCGCGTGGCCGGGGCCGGTCGCGCACAGCAGCGCGGTCGCGCCCACTGCCAGGACTGCGGTCAGGCGGGAGAGGCGTGGCGCCGTTCGCTCGCCGGATGTCGGTGTTTCGCGCATGACGCCTGCCTTAACGGGAGATGCCGATCCGGGAGTGGGTCCACTTGAACGAGTTGTTGCTGACGTAGTCGTTGTAGTTCCACCACGTGTAGGTGGTGGTGTCCGGCCAGGGGTCGGCCACGCCGATGGTGTTGTTGGACGTGTCGAAGCCGTAGACGACGTTCATGTGGCCGCCACCCGAGGTCCACCCGATGCGCGCGCCGAGCGGACGGGCCGCCTTGACGTCGGTGTAGACCTGGTTGAACGACGCCGCGTTGTTCAGGCCCGAGCCGGTGTGCGCCATGCCGAGGCTCTTCCACCCCTTGGCCATGTCGTCGAGGGTGGCGGGCTGGTTGTTGCAGCCGTAGTAGGGCTGGGCGCGGTTGCAGAAGTCGGCCTGCGTGCTGCCGTAGCCCTGGAACTTGGCGATCGTCAGGCCGGAGGCGACCCAGCACCACTGGGTCTTCTCCTGCTTGAGCATGGTGATCTCGTCGTATGCCGCTTCCGCCTGGGCCGTGCCACCGGCGGCCACGAGCAACCCGGAGGTCGTCAGCGCGATGGCCGACGCCGCGGCCGCGAACTTGAACCTGCCCATCTTCCTGCCTTCCCGTGCGCACGAGGAGTGCCGGGCGACCTGCATGGATATGACAGCGCGAAATGTCGTGGCCACACAGGGACGCGCGGGAATTACGCTCATAAGAGTGAACCGTCCCGGTCCTCTGTGGACCATGATCCGGTGACCTTCGGGCGACTCGCGTGCGGGCGCTGCCGGGCGACGAGCAGCTGGGAACGGCTCGCCGGGCTCAGGGCGAGGCGTCGGACGACCCCGTGATCCCGTGGTTCCCCGTCGTCGTGCCGGAAACGGCGTCGAGCAGCCGCGTGAGCGCCGGGCGGTCGTCCGGCGCCAGGCGGTCGGTGTAGGGCGCGAGGGCCGAGCGGATCTCCTCCTGCACCCGTTCCGCGAGTTCGCGCCCCTCCGGGGTGATGAACACGTCGACCACCCGGCGGTCCTCCGACGACTTGCCCCGTGCCACGAGACCCCGGCGCTCGGCCCGTTCGACGAGGCCGGACATCGTGGACTTGTCCAGCCCCAGGAAGGCGGCCAGCTCGGTCATGCGCGGTCGGCGGTCGCGCAGGAGGCCGAGCAGCCGCAGCTGGGTGAGGGACAGGTCGTGGCCGGCTCCGATGCGGGTGAGCACGGCCATCATCCGGAAGGACGTCCGGACCAGGGCGTCGTGGAGCGCGTCATCGGGCCTCATGCGGTGATCGTACTTGACATGGTTCGCACTACCAACCAAACTGCCATGTAGTTGGTAGTACAAACCATCGCGGGCTCGTCGCCCGCGCGCCACCGGTCCACCCGCACGAAGGAGAGCCGTGCCCGCCACCAACCGCAAGCGTTGCCTCGTCGTCGGCCTCGGCATCAGCGGTCTCGCCACCGCGATCCGCCTGCGCCGGATCGGCTGGGAGCCGGTGATCGTGGAACGTGCGCCGGACCGCCGGCCGGGCGGCTACTTCGTCGCCCTCTTCGGCGCGGGGCTGGCCGCCGCGCGCCGGCTCGGCTTCGACCACGCCATACCCGACCGGTCCGTGCCCGGCGGGCGGACCTTCACCGTCACCAGGGACGGCGACCGCGAACCCGGCCTGGGGTTCAGCGACCTCGCGGGCGACCGGCGGATGATGCTGCGCGGCGACGTCGAGAGCGCCGCGTTCGACGCGCTCCCCGCAGACGTCGAGATCCGCTACGCGACGTGGCCCACCAGGATCGAGCAGGACGGGTCCGGTGTGGACGTCACCCTCGAACACGGCGGCGTGGCCCGCACCGAGCGGTTCTTCCTCGTCGTCGGTGCGGACGGGCTGCGTTCCACGGTCCGCCGGCTCGTTTTCGGTCCGCACGAACGACATCTGCACCGGCTCGGCTACATGACCGCGGCACTCGCCCTGCCGGGCCCGCTCGGGGGAGCGCCGCCGCGCGACGGCATCAGCCTCTTCGAGCCCGGCCGCGCGCTGTGGCTGTTCCCCTTCGTGGACCGCCCCCACAGCCTGCTGTTCTCCTACCGCACCGACGACGTGGACGGGCAGTTCACCGGGCGGCCCGCGGATCGCGTCCGCGCCGCGTTCGGCCCGGAACCGGCGGGCCCGCTGCTCGGCCGGGCGCTGGACGAGCTGGACGACGCCGACAGCTTCCTGTTCGACACCGTGGAGCAGGCGCGGATGGCGGCGTGGTCCAGCGGTCGGGTGGTGCTCGTCGGCGACTCGGCGTGGTGCGTGGGCCTCTACGCCGGCATGGGCGTCTCCGCCGCGCTCGCGGGGGCCGACCTGCTCGGCACCGCGCTGGACCGCCACGCCGGCGACGTCCCCGGCGCGCTGCGGTCGTGGGAATCCCGGCTGCGCCCGTTCATCACCGGCTACCAGCGTACGGGCGTCCGGGGGCGGCTCTTCTTCACGCCCGACAACCAGCGGCAGATCGCACTCCGGTCGATCACCGCACGCGGCACCCGACTTCCCGTGATCGGCGACGCGCTGCGCTCCCTGCGGAGCAGGAGCAGGGTCAACCGGGAGCGCGACTTCGACATCGCGCGCGGCTCGTCGTCGGCGGCCTGACGGTCCGCGTGAGGACCGTCAGGCCACCAAGCCGTGCCGGTACGCGTAGACGACGGCTTGCACGCGGTCGCGGAGGTCGAGCTTGGTGAGGATGCGGGACACGTAGGTCTTGACGGTCTCGTGGCTGATCACCAGCGTCGCGGCGATCTCGCCGTTGGACAGGCCGTCCGCGATGAGGCGCAGGACTTCGAGTTCCCGCGCGGTCAGCGGGATGTCGTCCGGCGCGCCCCGCGCTGGCCGTATCCGCTCGGCGTACCGGCCGACGAGCTGACGGGTCACCTCGGGCGCGAGCAGCGCCCACCCGGTCGCGACCGTGCGGATGCCGTGCAGCAGCTGCGCGGGCGGCGCGTCCTTGAGCAGGAACCCGCTGGCGCCCGCGCGCAGCGCCTCGTACACGTACTCGTCCAGGTTGAACGTCGTCACGACGAGCACCTTGGCCGGGTTCGCGACGTCCGCGCCCGCCAGCAGGCGCGTCGCCTCGATGCCGTCGAGCACCGGCATCCGGACGTCCATCACCACCACGTCGGGGCGCAACCGCTCGGCGAGGTCGACGGCGGCGCGCCCGTCACCGCACTCGCCCACGACCTCAAGGTCGGGCTGCGCGTCGATGATCGTCGCGAACCCCGTGCGCACCAACGCCTGGTCGTCGCACACCAGCACCCGGACCGGTCCGCTCACGACGGGCTCCCCGCCGGGATGCGGGCGCGCACCACGAAGTCGCCGCCCCGCCTGCCCGCGCTGAACTCGCCGCCGAGCACGCCGACCCGCTCGCGCAGCCCGGCGAGGCCGCGTCCGCTCCCGCCCGGTGACGCGGCGGACGAATTCCCGCCCTCGGTGCCGACCTCCACCACGATCTCGCTCCCGCCGTGCCGCACGCGCACCGTGGTCCGGTTGCCGTGCGCGTACTTGAGCGCGTTGGTCAACGCCTCCTGCACCACCCGGTACGCCACCACCCTCGCGCTCCCCGCCGGCGGCACGCCCTCCTCGGTGAACTCCACCGGCTGCCCGGCGCGCCTGGTCTGCTCCACGAGCGCGCTCAGCTCGCCGACGGACGGCGCGCGCGGATCGGCGGCGTGGTCCGGGTTCAGCACGTCGAGCAGGTGCCGCAGGTCCGCGATGGACCGGCGGCCGGTGTCGGTGATCGCGGCCAGCGCCTGGTCGAGGCGCTCGGGGGACGCGGTCAGGTACCGCGCCGCCTCGGCTTGCACGACCATCGCCGTCACGTGGTGGGTCACGACGTCGTGCAGCTCGCGCGCGATGCGGGCGCGCTCGGCGAGCCGGGTGACCTCGGCCACGTGACCGCGGCGCTCCGCCTCCGCGGTCCTGGACAGCCGCAGCCACGCACCGACCGCCCACGCGGCGGCCAGCGCCAGGTAGAACGTCGTGAACCCGGCCACGCCCTCGGTCGACCCCTGCCGGTCGAGCGCGGCGGCCAGCGGCACGTACGCCGCGGAGGCCAGCACGGCGGTGGTGCGGCGGTGGTGGTCCAGGTGGAGCCCGGTGCTCAGCAGCGCGAGGGGGAGCGCGGTGCCCGCGACCGCGTGGTAGCCGAGGAGCTGGTCGGCCGCGAACCCCGTGCACACCAGCGCGAGGCACAGGAGCGGCCACCTCCTGCGCACGACCAGCGGCAGGCACTCCAGCGCGATCACGGCCACGGCCAACGCGTCCATCGGGCGGGTCGGGAGGTCGCCGAGCTGGGTGCCCCGGCTGTGCAGCGCGGGCACCAGCGAAGCGAGCGCCAGCGCGAGCGCGAGCGGGACGTCCCGGACCGTGACGTCGCAGCGCTGCCACAGGTCCGGGATCTGCCGGAGGCCGATCACCCGGCGAGCGTAGCGGCGGTGGCCGAACGGCGGGGCAGCGCCACCAGGTTGCCGCGCCGCCGGGCCAGCCACAGGAACCCGGCCGTCACCGCCACGCCCGCCAGCACCGAGTACCCGCTCGCCTCCGGGCCGAACTCGCCGCCGCTGAGCAGGAGCGGGCCGGACGTCACGCCGTCCAGCAGACCCTGCGGGGCGTCCTTGCCGGAGACGCTGGCGCTGAAGATGCCGCCCTGCGCGTAGTTCCAGCCGAAGTGCACGCCGATGGGCACCCACAGGTTCCGCGTGGCGGCGTAGGCGGCGGCCAGCATGAACCCGGCCTCGACGGCGATGGCGGACGCGGACCACAACGTGGCGTGCGGGTTGAACAGGTGCGCCGCGCCGAACAGCACCCCGGTGAGCGCGAGCGACGCCCACGTGCCGATCCGCTGCTCGACGATGCGGAACAGGATGCCGCGGAACAGCAACTCCTCGGTCACGACGGCGGCGGCCATGAACCCGAGCAACGCCGTCGCGCCCGCCGGCGAGCCCCACCCCAGCACCTCGTAGCCGCCGAGGAACGCGATGTTCAGGATGACGGCGGCGAACATGCCGAGGCCGATCAGCAACCCGCGCCCGAACGCGGGGCCCGCTCCCCGCAACGCCACCTCGACCGGTGCCCGGCGCTCGGTCCGCCGCACCACCTGGACGTAGGCGTACAGCGAGAGCGCCGCCGTCGCGAGGCCCAACGCCAGGGTGAGGGGCACATTCCACTGCACCGCGCCGACGATCGCGCTGCCGGCGAAAGCGACCAGGGCGACCACACCGAACTGCAACAACAGTCGCATGAACAATCCTTCGTTCGACATCGGCGGCCGGTTCGCCGCCGATGCCCGGAACGCTAGGGATTCGCCGGCCCGGAGTCGTCACCGCGCAGTGGACACCTGCGTGTAGCTCGCACGGGGGACAAGCCCGTGGAGAAGGCGGGATCGGGCCGTGACTCCCACCGGCGGAGGCTCACTTCGGTGACTCGTCCCCGTGTCCGGTCCTCAGCCGGCCGCGCGATCACGACGGGTACGGCAGGAGGTCGGCGTCGATCCGCTCCCGGTCGGCCCGGAGGTCGGCCAGCAGCTCCGGCTCGTGCCCCGAGCGGTCCGCGCACTCGCTCGGGTCGGCCACCAGGTCGAACAGCACGTCCTACCGCTGTTCGGGCGGATCTTCGCCGCGGTGGCGCGGTGGCGCTTCCACCTGTTCCGCCGCGGTGCCCGCTCGTCCCGCTGTCGCCAGAACAGGCCCGTCGTGGAGGGTCCTCGCCGCGCAGGAGGTGACTGGCGAGGCCGACGCCGTCCAGCGGCGTGCTCGGGTCGGGGTGCGCGCCGGAGACTTCGAGCAGCGTGGCGGTCCAGTCCGGCGTGCAGACCGGCACGTCGCTGACCCGCCCGCCGTCGACGCGGTCGGCCGGCGCAGCGAGACCGACCGGCTCGCCGTCGCCGTGAACGGCGCCTTCGACGCCCGAATCCGCGCCGAGCACAACGTCCGGGCCTTCACCGCCGACGCGTCCCACGAGCTGCGCACCCCGCTGGCCGCGATCTCCGGCTGGCTCGACCTCTACCACCAGGGCGGCCTCGCGGACGCCGACGCCCTCGACCGCGCGCTGGAGCGGGTCGACGACGAGGTGTGCCGGATGCGCCTGCTCGTCGCGGACGCGGGGGTCGTCGCGCCCAACTGCACCGTCCGCGTGCGCGCCGAACACCCGGTCCGGGTGCGCGGCGACGGGCCGAGGCTCGCGCGCGGGACGTCGTGCTGTCGCCCGTCGGCCGCTCCGACAGCTGGCTGCCGCGCGTCGACCGGCGCCACCCGGTCCTGTTCGACCACCCGGTGGACCACGTGCCGGGGATGGCGCTCCAGGAGGCGGGCCGGCAGGCGTGAGCACGACGTCCGTCTACGGCCTTATGTCCACAGAGGAGTGTCCAAACCGGACTTGCGGACCGCGCTCACCTAGCCGGCGTCCCGCAGCCGCCTTCGCGCCGAGCAGGCGGTGCGCGGGTCCTGTCCGGCTTGACGCGATCCCGTGGTCCGGCGGGGAGACCTACCACGTCAGCCGCCCGCGACCGGTCGGCTTCCGGTCGATCGTCCGGACGGTGTACCGGTCGCTGCGCCTCGACCTGCCGTCCCGCTCCCTGCCGGTCCGGGAGCACCGGGAGGCGACCCGCGCGGCGATGCCCGAGCTGACCGACCACCAGCACGAGCTGCTCGCGTCCGACCACTGGTACGACAGCAGCCGCATCCGGCGGGAGGTCGGGCAGAGCCCCGGTCCCGCCCGTCCGCCTGCTCGGTTCAGGGTGTGCGCATCCGCCGCAGGTAGGTCACGGCCGCCCAGGGACGGCGACCGGACGCGACGATCCGGCCGGTCGCGACGGCGGGCACGAGCCGCTTGCGGCGGAAGACGACGAGCATCAGCGCGCCCGGCTCGAACCGGACGCGCGCGTCCACCTCGCGCCCCGGCGGTTCCGCGCCGACCCGGCCACCACCGGACGCGAGCACGACCGGGGTGGTGTGCCGCGAGCGGAACTCCACGTGGACGCGACGCCCCTGCCCCGCGTCGTCGCCGAAGAGGCGGTCCGTGTCGCAGCCGAGCAGCGGCACGAGGAACAGGTCGAACGCGAGCGCGGCCTCGGCGGACGGCACCGGCCACGGCCTGGACATCGCCTGGGCGACGTCGAAGCCGTGCAGCAGCGTCTCGTTGAGCTGGTGGGCCAGCAGGGACGCGACCGGGAGCGGTGCGCTGCCCAGCCACGTCGCGGGGCCGAGCGGGTCGAGGTCGGCGCTGCGGTCCAGCAGCAGCGAGACGCCGGCGCGCAGCCGACGGGCGACCGCCTCCGGCGACCGCTCGGGGAACTCGCGCAGCGCGACGTCGTTGAGGTGGGCGAGGCCGCCGAGCGTGGTGGTCGTGGCGAACCGGTCGACCTCGGGGAGGCCGAGCGGGGCCGAGGGCGCGTGCAGCAGGCCGGCGTTGAGGTCGGCGACGATGGCGGTGTGCGCGGCCGTCTCGGCGGCGGTCCAGCGGCCGACCGCCTGGCGGTCCGGGGTCCGGCAGGCGAGGAGCAGCTCGACGAACCGGTCGGTCGCGGTGTCGAGCGCGGCCCGCAGTTCCCGCCACCGCCGGTCGGTGAGTTCGAGGTGCAACGGCCTACCTCCCAGGCACGACCCGCCACTCCGGTCGACGGTACTGACGAGGTGGTCCGCTCACAACGACTTCGGCGAAGGTGCGGGTTCCCGGCCACCGGATCGGCCCCTCCGGCTCCGAACCCTTGCGGGCGGGCCGGCGACGAGGTAGGCGGGCACCACCACCGGACCGGCGCATGGCCTTGCCGTGAGCCCAGGAGACCTCGATCGACCCGGCGGCCTTCGGCGGCTGCGGAGCCGTGGAGGCCGACCGCCGCCGTCGGCGCGCAGGATCGGTCCTCCCACCTGTTCCCGCCTTGACCAGCCGGCTGTGACGAGGTCGGTGGAATTTTCCACGCGTGCTGTGAGCAGCGTTACTTGACTCGGCGGTAACCACGAGCTGTACTCGTCGGTAACAAGAGTTCCCGCCCATCGCACAACCCCATCGCGGCGCTCGGATCGCGCCGCCGGTGCGGTATCCGCACCCCACCTCTCCCCGTGACACCGCGGTGCGCTTCAGCGCGGCCTCCTCCCGCCGGCCGCCGCACCGCAAGGAGTTCCCATGCGCTGGTTGAAGGCTGCCCCGCTGCTCGTCGCCGCCACGATCGCCGCGACGACCGTGACCCCGGCCCCCGCCGCGCTCGCCACCGCGGGCGCGCCCTCGGTCCGCTCGTTCTGGCTGCACCTCAACAGCAGCCCCACGTCGGAGAAGATGCTGCGCACGGAAGCCAAGCGGCGCGGCTACATCGTGCTCAACGCGTGGGAAGGGGCGCTCATCCCCACGCTGAAGGACGCCAACCCGGCCGTCCAGGTGTTCGTCTACAAAGACCTCAGCTCGACCCGCAGCTACGCCTGCCACGACGGCGCGGACGACCGGGAGCTGCCCACCGGCGTCGGCTACTGTGACGCGGACCGCAACCACCCGGAGTGGTTCCTCAAGGACGCCAAGGGAAAGCGCCTGGAGTACAGCGGCTACTCCGGTCACTGGCAGATGGACGTCGGCAACACCGCCTACCAGAAGGCGTGGGCGCGCAACGTCGTCTCCAGCAGCAAAGCCTCCGGTTTCGACGGTGTCTTCATGGACAACGCGCTGTTCCCGTGTGACGCCTACCACGATGGCGTGTGCCCGGCGGAGTACCGCACCGACGCGGCGTTCCAGGACGCCTACAAGTCGATGCTGGCCAACACCCGCGATTCGTTCACCTCGGCGGGTCTGAAGACCGTCGCCAACCTCTCCAACGCACGGCTGCACGAAGGCGCGTGGAA
Coding sequences:
- a CDS encoding putative glycoside hydrolase family 15 protein, producing the protein MRWLKAAPLLVAATIAATTVTPAPAALATAGAPSVRSFWLHLNSSPTSEKMLRTEAKRRGYIVLNAWEGALIPTLKDANPAVQVFVYKDLSSTRSYACHDGADDRELPTGVGYCDADRNHPEWFLKDAKGKRLEYSGYSGHWQMDVGNTAYQKAWARNVVSSSKASGFDGVFMDNALFPCDAYHDGVCPAEYRTDAAFQDAYKSMLANTRDSFTSAGLKTVANLSNARLHEGAWNAYTDHLDGGFDEWWLTFDNTNMLSEYPEGWSRQVAEITADEARGKITWVQPHFTPDADQPFHYALASYLMGTGSAAAISEIARTDRYDNASPWHPEYDWRLGAPTGAYRSVGTNVFRRDFACGTVVVNANRTGSAAVKVRLGGSYADAKGSSVTSVSLPGTSGAILRKSC
- a CDS encoding DUF1048 domain-containing protein, coding for MSFWETITGSDLTREVKAFDARAAALPADYQAAWEEIKLHLVPYSDFTGRNLMPIFDSGLALLEEAAADGQDIRDVLGDDVKGFCAALAGGKEAPGYRDRWREQLNRNVARKLGQLGG
- a CDS encoding AfsA-related hotdog domain-containing protein → MLSPVGRSDSWLPRVDRRHPVLFDHPVDHVPGMALQEAGRQA
- a CDS encoding EF-hand domain-containing protein → MSEQLPTRNVDRVFAVLDLDGDGRVEWADFEDKTSAISREFAVAPDAPEAVRLLAAYRRVWEYVRGAADTDRDDAVTREEFEQAHLAGRLSTAAVADLWATASDRCFELIDRDGDGRIDQGVLAALYRSAEVRDAEQTAAVAFAAMDANSDALVDQAEFTANVRGVFTATDESMKGAHMLGA
- a CDS encoding FAD-dependent monooxygenase, with translation MPATNRKRCLVVGLGISGLATAIRLRRIGWEPVIVERAPDRRPGGYFVALFGAGLAAARRLGFDHAIPDRSVPGGRTFTVTRDGDREPGLGFSDLAGDRRMMLRGDVESAAFDALPADVEIRYATWPTRIEQDGSGVDVTLEHGGVARTERFFLVVGADGLRSTVRRLVFGPHERHLHRLGYMTAALALPGPLGGAPPRDGISLFEPGRALWLFPFVDRPHSLLFSYRTDDVDGQFTGRPADRVRAAFGPEPAGPLLGRALDELDDADSFLFDTVEQARMAAWSSGRVVLVGDSAWCVGLYAGMGVSAALAGADLLGTALDRHAGDVPGALRSWESRLRPFITGYQRTGVRGRLFFTPDNQRQIALRSITARGTRLPVIGDALRSLRSRSRVNRERDFDIARGSSSAA
- a CDS encoding CPBP family intramembrane glutamic endopeptidase; the protein is MRLLLQFGVVALVAFAGSAIVGAVQWNVPLTLALGLATAALSLYAYVQVVRRTERRAPVEVALRGAGPAFGRGLLIGLGMFAAVILNIAFLGGYEVLGWGSPAGATALLGFMAAAVVTEELLFRGILFRIVEQRIGTWASLALTGVLFGAAHLFNPHATLWSASAIAVEAGFMLAAAYAATRNLWVPIGVHFGWNYAQGGIFSASVSGKDAPQGLLDGVTSGPLLLSGGEFGPEASGYSVLAGVAVTAGFLWLARRRGNLVALPRRSATAATLAG
- a CDS encoding papain-like cysteine protease family protein gives rise to the protein MGRFKFAAAASAIALTTSGLLVAAGGTAQAEAAYDEITMLKQEKTQWCWVASGLTIAKFQGYGSTQADFCNRAQPYYGCNNQPATLDDMAKGWKSLGMAHTGSGLNNAASFNQVYTDVKAARPLGARIGWTSGGGHMNVVYGFDTSNNTIGVADPWPDTTTYTWWNYNDYVSNNSFKWTHSRIGISR
- a CDS encoding maleylpyruvate isomerase N-terminal domain-containing protein, whose protein sequence is MHLELTDRRWRELRAALDTATDRFVELLLACRTPDRQAVGRWTAAETAAHTAIVADLNAGLLHAPSAPLGLPEVDRFATTTTLGGLAHLNDVALREFPERSPEAVARRLRAGVSLLLDRSADLDPLGPATWLGSAPLPVASLLAHQLNETLLHGFDVAQAMSRPWPVPSAEAALAFDLFLVPLLGCDTDRLFGDDAGQGRRVHVEFRSRHTTPVVLASGGGRVGAEPPGREVDARVRFEPGALMLVVFRRKRLVPAVATGRIVASGRRPWAAVTYLRRMRTP
- a CDS encoding MarR family winged helix-turn-helix transcriptional regulator; its protein translation is MRPDDALHDALVRTSFRMMAVLTRIGAGHDLSLTQLRLLGLLRDRRPRMTELAAFLGLDKSTMSGLVERAERRGLVARGKSSEDRRVVDVFITPEGRELAERVQEEIRSALAPYTDRLAPDDRPALTRLLDAVSGTTTGNHGITGSSDASP
- a CDS encoding PadR family transcriptional regulator translates to MDDLTEMLKGTLEGCVLQIIGREETYGYAITRRLNELGFTDVVEGTVYTILLRLEKNGLVQVTKRPSGVGPPRKFYALNDAGRAELATFWAKWEYVSSRIDQLKEGGA
- a CDS encoding DUF1048 domain-containing protein is translated as MGIRDMIEGKKQWRAHVARAKALPPDYRIVYEEIQKYLFKVGPTDLLDGPLLYGIVDFFEEGAASGKGVLDLIGDDVAAFCDGLIKDSRTYSDVYQESVAEKSREADE
- a CDS encoding response regulator, giving the protein MSGPVRVLVCDDQALVRTGFATIIDAQPDLEVVGECGDGRAAVDLAERLRPDVVVMDVRMPVLDGIEATRLLAGADVANPAKVLVVTTFNLDEYVYEALRAGASGFLLKDAPPAQLLHGIRTVATGWALLAPEVTRQLVGRYAERIRPARGAPDDIPLTARELEVLRLIADGLSNGEIAATLVISHETVKTYVSRILTKLDLRDRVQAVVYAYRHGLVA
- a CDS encoding sensor histidine kinase — translated: MIGLRQIPDLWQRCDVTVRDVPLALALALASLVPALHSRGTQLGDLPTRPMDALAVAVIALECLPLVVRRRWPLLCLALVCTGFAADQLLGYHAVAGTALPLALLSTGLHLDHHRRTTAVLASAAYVPLAAALDRQGSTEGVAGFTTFYLALAAAWAVGAWLRLSRTAEAERRGHVAEVTRLAERARIARELHDVVTHHVTAMVVQAEAARYLTASPERLDQALAAITDTGRRSIADLRHLLDVLNPDHAADPRAPSVGELSALVEQTRRAGQPVEFTEEGVPPAGSARVVAYRVVQEALTNALKYAHGNRTTVRVRHGGSEIVVEVGTEGGNSSAASPGGSGRGLAGLRERVGVLGGEFSAGRRGGDFVVRARIPAGSPS